One genomic region from Gadus morhua chromosome 9, gadMor3.0, whole genome shotgun sequence encodes:
- the LOC115550776 gene encoding dynein heavy chain 12, axonemal-like: MNTYEESDEEVLSDTDIQRSIEESCLSSLQTGGAHLTLQAAGVQVPPGGGLETALTRAVAAGLVENVRVLLDRGASPLNTTAGVRASAVSGAGGSYKVTQVLLSRGSWVGQPGPRGWTALHEAARQGGAEVLLLLLRSGAPVALTTTGGRTALAVAAEPTRPSPHGQAHIAEILLNCGSRVNSQALSGESVLMAAAGAGDPSLVRLLLDNGANPDLPSGTGHLPVHKAAYAGHYRVLEMLLPLTCPRSIKAAGQSPLHSAAAGGHARCLRLLLASGADVNYRMSARHSGNHRDLRRSALYYAVSNGDAGCTRALLEAGARPDLDPLQCLLVAVRSGRHDLARLLLLARADANCYFRVVSDTVFPTALQYALKDAAMMRLLLNHGYDARSCFLCHHGDNDDQGGHAPGQSQRLRCGCGGCEGGAGARTCSLWDHEDPWPAGDHGDKAIPFCEFMGLCCLVHLSGLVVRTLLDYVGQVSLCPPLRSLLQGQGAWADICSILRSPRSLGHICRLKIRRCLTLKRLNNPDVMNSDLFPPRLRDYLLYRELDPQTV, encoded by the exons TCCCCCCTGGTGGTGGTCTGGAGACGGCACTGACCCGGGCCGTGGCGGCCGGTCTGGTGGAGAACGTCCGGGTTCTGCTGGACCGTGGAGCCTCACCACTCAACACAACAGCAGGAGTGAGAGCCTCTGCTGTTAG CGGTGCGGGGGGCTCCTATAAGGTGACCCAGGTGCTGCTCTCCAGGGGGTCCTGGGTGGGGCAGCCGGGCCCCCGGGGTTGGACGGCGCTCCACGAGGCGGCGCGGCAGGGGGGCGCCGaggtgctgcttctgctgctgcggTCCGGGGCGCCGGTCGCCCTGACGACCACCGGGGGGCGGACCGCCCTAGCCGTGGCCGCCGAGCCCACACGGCCAAGCCCACACGGCCAAGCCCACATCGCCGAGATCCTCCTCAACTGTG GCAGCAGGGTGAACTCCCAGGCGCTGAGCGGCGAGAGCGTGCTGATGGCGGCCGCGGGCGCCGGGGACCCCTCCCTCGTCCGGCTGCTCCTGGACAACGGAGCCAACCCCGACCTCCCCAGCGGCACCGGACACCTGCCCGTCCACAAGGCCGCCTACGCAGGACACTACCG GGTGCTGGAGATGCTGCTCCCGCTGACCTGCCCCCGGAGCATCAAGGCGGCTGGTCAGAGCCCGCTGCACTCGGCGGCGGCCGGTGGCCACGCCCGCTGCCTGCGGCTGCTACTCGCCAGTGGCGCCGATGTCAACTATCGCATGAGTGCCCGCCACTCGGGGAACCACCGGGACTTGCGACGCAGTGCGCTCTACTACGCCGTCTCAAACGGCGATGCCGGTTGCACCCGTGCGCTGCTGGAGGCGGGGGCGCGGCCGGACCTGGACCCCCTGCAGTGCCTCCTGGTGGCGGTGCGGTCCGGGCGCCACGACCTCgcccggctgctgctgctggcccgcGCCGACGCCAACTGCTACTTCCGTGTGGTGAGCGACACGGTGTTCCCCACCGCGCTGCAGTACGCCCTCAAGGACGCCGCCATGATGCGCCTGCTGCTCAACCACGGCTACGATGCGCGGAGCTGCTTCCTCTGTCACCACGGCGACAACGACGACCAgggaggccacgcccccggccAGTCCCAGAGATTGAGGTGTGGCTGCGGAGGCTGTGAGGGCGGCGCCGGCGCCCGGACCTGCTCCCTCTGGGACCACGAGGACCCCTGGCCCGCCGGGGACCATGGAGACAAAGCCATACCG TTCTGTGAGTTCATGGGTCTGTGCTGCCTGGTGCACCTCTCGGGCCTGGTGGTCCGGACCCTGCTGGACTACGTGGGCCAggtctccctctgccccccgCTGAGGAGCCTGCTGCAGGGGCAGGGGGCCTGGGCCGACATCTGCAGCATCCTCA GGTCTCCTCGGTCTCTCGGACACATCTGTCGTCTGAAGATCCGCCGCTGCCTGACCCTCAAGAGACTCAACAACCCCGACGTCATGAACTCTGACCTTTTCCCTCCAAGACTGCGCGACTACCTGCTGTACCGGGAGCTCGACCCACAGACAGTTTAG